AAGGGACCAAGCCATGAACCTCGCCACGCGCTATCTGGGTCTGACGCTCCCCCATCCGCTGGTGGTCGGAGCCGGTCCGCTCACCGACGATGTCGAGAAGGTCCCCGAGCTGGAAGATGCCGGCGCCGCGGCCCTGGTCCTGCGCTCCCTGTACGAGGAGGACATCAAGGGCGAGCAGATGGACGACTTCTTCAACATCGAGAGCCACGGCGATTCTTTCGCCGAAGCTACTACCTACAATCCGGAGCAGGAGACGGCTCTCGGGCCCGACGAG
The genomic region above belongs to Candidatus Polarisedimenticolia bacterium and contains:
- a CDS encoding dihydroorotate dehydrogenase-like protein; its protein translation is MNLATRYLGLTLPHPLVVGAGPLTDDVEKVPELEDAGAAALVLRSLYEEDIKGEQMDDFFNIESHGDSFAEATTYNPEQETALGPDE